In Zingiber officinale cultivar Zhangliang chromosome 3A, Zo_v1.1, whole genome shotgun sequence, the DNA window agcctagcttttgtataaacatttattgagaaataaaagaatcatattggtcaatatctacatttatttgttaaatgtaattgttcaattaatttatataatagataacatggtgtgtggcgtcacacgcagaagatcatgttgtcgattctttataaattataaacagttgctcacgactaagatggaaaggaataaaccattagtAATAGCCGTAGTATAattgggtattagtttatcttgactaataaattacactagtacactctgagtgtattgagtatgaccatttaaggtaagttttttttatactgacttgataaaagaactagacctaagttattatggaagtgtgtgcccttaatcctaatataataacaaacacatatatttagtatttatttctttgacttatcaaagggtgagatttagctcgataaatcaacaagctcgataagttgggaaatgatatacttatagtgtgtcttgttgataataaagggaaactgtgtcctagttatctaggttgagaatgtccccaagaggagttcataaaaattgtcatgttaaacccttcaggtggacttagtccgacatgataatgaagttgagtggtactactcttggacttagatattaattaagtgagttgtcagtaacttacttaattagtggacattcgttatcttaaacacagggagactaacacactcataataagaaggagcccaaaatgtaatttgggattggtgcggtagttcaataataattctttagtggaatgaattattattgatgaaattaagttgtgtattgggggcgaacacgggatacttaatttcatcgggagaccaaaaccaattcttcctctcggtccctatcatagcctcttaattatagagtactatacccacctatactcaccttcttacccatcctataggggtcggctaagctagcttggagtctaagctagggccggccaaagacatggttcatgggttcatgaggtggccgaccctagcttgaacccaagcttaggtggccgaccctattaaaataaaaaggaattttattttttaaaatttttcttatgtggattccatgattttaaaagagagtttaaaatttaaaattttccttttatagctttctacaaaggattaagaaaagatttgaaatctttccttatttgtaaattaaaaggtggattttaattttaagaaaactttccttttttaatcatgtttatgatttaaaagagagtttaaaaattaaatatttcttttataaagcttctacaaaagattaagaaaagatttgatatctttccttatttgtatattgaaagagattttaattttttagagataactttctttttatccacatatttaaaagaaagattttaatttataaaaattcctttttataatccaccatgaagggaaaaattattgaagaaattttttataaaatttctgaaaacaaataaggaagttttaatttgtgtttaaaattttctttgcttggagatttggttgtggccggctattataataatgaaaagggaattgatttttaattaaaataaattttatttttcatggaaaaagaattaaggaaatttttatttaaatttccttattttccaagaccaagaaataataaaagagggggtagaggtgccttcatgactaacgactctattcttttcttcctctttttttctccttggtgtggccggccctagaggttctccctctcctcttctcttcttctttagtggtcggttttatcccctcttgcagctcttgatggtggccgattctagctaggagaagaaggagagaaaggaggttttgtttcttgcattcattggagcttggtggtggtggctggacctctacttctcttggagaattatggtggccgaattttgcttggagaagaaggtgacttaggtggattctcatctcagtagatcgttgtccacacaacatccgggataagaagaggaatacggtagaagatcaagaggttatttgcttacaaagaaaggaataactagtaattattttccgcatcatactagtttttttttgtatacttatttttggaaataccaaacacaagaggcatatgattctagagttttcagatttgttttgaatttgtgtttcttttgttttattttttgaatttgtgattcgattgttctttttggttaaacctagagttatttaaggaaattaaatattagttttccttaaaaggctttgtctaggtggtggtggttgctcccatatccaagaagaccatgtgcctcgccatgtagtcctggaagccaattttgaaaattaatatttaatggaattaataacataggtggatttggatcaatagtgttaagttccgcttgcgatccaaatctaaaccattaagaacagataaattaaatttggaatcaatgatgttaaattccgtctgtgattcctaatttaacttctaaaaaacacaataggttatttaaggaaaggttcgacacttgtacaaaaaaattttgtacaatggaatcggtacgttttttctaggactaaccaacagatcaatgaggaaggaagaagaaataacaAGGTAATTCATGAAAACCCATCACATTATTCGACACCCCGTAGATTGACAAAAGAAGAGATCAAGGAAAGGATGACAAAGGGATTATGTTGGCATCGCGATGAAAAGTGGCATCGTGGTCATCAATGCAAGCAAAAGAAGATATTGATTATTGAACCAATAGAGAACTTTGAGGAAGAAGCTGATTTCGATGAAGGTGAAACACAAGATAATATCAACAAAGTACAAGATGACTCTATGGCAATATCAATACATTATACATGCCTCAGAAGGGCTACAAACTCCATAAACAATGAAGGTAAAATGATTCATTAAAAAGCAACCAGTAATGATACTTATAGATTCAGGAAGCACTAATAATTTTCTAGACTCAACCTTAGCAAGGAGgcttaaacaaaaaatagagCGAGCATCTATATTTAATGTTAAGATGGCGGATGGAAGATCACTTGCAAGTCTAGGAAAATGCGatagtattaaaattttcttatcaaattATGAATTAATCACAGATCTCTTTCTTTTACCCCTAGATGGATATGATGTTGTACTTTGAGCACAATGGTTGAGAATATTAGGAGACACAATATGGAATTTCTCTAAACTAACAATGTGCTTCCAAGATCAAGGAAAAGAGTTTGTATCAGAGGTAAGAGACAAAATACTATCGCATCAATCAGTAGTCATCAAACAGAGTAATTATTAAAGAAAGATTGCTCCATTTTTCTTATGCAACTCTCCACCAAAAAAGATCCTAAAGCAAATGTTAGGACTTATCGCTACCCTTACATACAGGAGGAAATTGAGAAGAGTGTACAAAAGATGCTTCAAGCTGGTATCGTTTGCGTAAGTGTAATTCCATATTCTTCTTCAATACTTTTTGTACGAAAGAAAGATGGAAATTGGCGAATGTGTGTAGATTACCGGACACTCAATAAAATTACAATGAAAGATAAGTACCCCATCCCCATCATTGATGAATTACTTGATGAATTAGGAGGTTCCTCATTCTTCTCAAAGTTAGATTTTCGCTCAGACTTCCATCATATAAGAATCCATCAGCCAGATATTCCAAGAACAGCCTTTCAGACTCATGATGGTCCTTATGAATTTTTAATCATGTCTTTCGATTTAACTAATGCACATTCTACATTCCAAAGTTTGATGAATGATATCTTCAGGCCTTACCTTTGTAAGTttgttttgaatttctttgatgaCATCCTTGTTTATAGTTCATCGTTCGAAGATCATGTGCATCACCTTTATAAAGTACTTACTCTTTTGCATGAGCATTCTCTTTCTGTGAAAAGAGCTAAGTACAGCTTTGGGGCAACTAAGGTGGAATATCTTGGTCATATTGTAAGCCAAAAAGGAGTAGCTACTAATCCCTCAAAAGTTCTAGTTATGATGGAGTGACCCACCCCAAAGAGTATTGATGTACGTacatattatgatcgtttatgcatattttaatgcacattcacttgctttcactacaagaaaaaagttgatagacaacgctttaaaagcgttgtctatgtgcctgaaaaagcgttgttaaaagcactgttaTTAAAAGTTTGCTCAAcgacaacactttaaaagcgttgtcgtttgtagcaatgacaacgcttttgcaacgttttaaaagcgttgttgtttttttttcaaaaacaatattattacaacgctttaaaaagcgttgttattttTTGCAAACAACAATACTTTTACAACActttaaaagtgttgtctttttaaaataaacaaaaatctatttacaaaattattatttttatatttaaaaaatgattatttttcttttatcacAATAGTAAATtcgaatgtttacaaaaactataatatttacaaaaaaaattctatttacaCAATCACAGCCTACATAAGATTATGAACTCCTCTACCCAACAACAAAGCTCCCAAGTTAGTATATGCGACAACTAAGGCCCTTAGAGCATCCTTACAAGGCTTAATTACGGACTTTTGCATTCTTTCAAACACGTTGACAGCTTCCAAGAACTCACCATTCTGAATAAGGCCCCACATCATGATGCTCCATATGGTGTTATTCTGAATAAGGCCCCACATCATGATGCTCCATATGGTGTTGCTCTTCACTTGGCATTCATCATGCAACATGACTGCTGATTTCAATTCACCACATTTAGTATAGAAATCGATGAGAGTGGCACGTAGAACTGAGTCAATCTGTCAAGTTTTGATGGCATTGCAATGTACCTCTCTTCCACCAGGGAGATGCTCACACTTGGCGAATGCAGAGATGGGCAAAGTTAGAGTCTCATTGCTAGGAGTCACCTCTAGTCTCATCTTCCTATAGCACTTGACTACTTTGGAAACATCCCCTATGAAAGAGTAGGATGATAGGAGGATATTCCAAGAGGCAATGCTCCTGTTTTGAATGATGACAAACTTCATGACCTCTTCGAAGCAAGCCAATCTACTGAACATGctcaaaattgaattttgaagcAACTCATGACTTTGGAGGCCTGCCTTGTTCGCAAATGCTTGTAGTTGGCACCCTGCGACCTTGTCTTCAGAACCATAGCATGCTCGAAGCAAGACCGCCATTGTGACTTGATTCACCTCAAGACCCTCCGCTCGCATTTGGCAGAACAAGTGGAAGGCCTCGGGAGAGTCTCCCGCGCTAACATAGCTGGATAACAAGGACGTCCAAGTTACCACATCCCTAAGAGGCATTTCTTCGAACAGCCGGCGGGCCAAGGGGACTCAACCATTCCTAGCGTACACCTCCATCATGGTGTTACACAAATAGACATCACCTGCGAGACCAATCCTGATAGCGAGGGAATGGAAGGTTTCTCAGAGCTTAATCTGATTCTCCGAGGCACAGTTGAGGAGGGGAAGCGTGTAATGGTTGAGGTTGGCGTCGCCTTGATGGCGCATGGTGGAGAAGAGGGAGGAAGCGGTGTGAAAGTCGCCGACATCGAAAGCGTTGATTACAAGCGCGTGTTATCCTATCTTCAACAATCACAGCCTACATAAGATAATTTCACGTTAAAAAACGAGCAACTACCAACAATCCTTTAGAAATCGCACAGAACATATTTAACCATTCAGGGCGATCTGATCATCTTTAGCGCTCAACTTCCAAACGAAAGCAAGAGCGAGATTGAGGGGAAAATGTCAAAAAAATTCGAACATCTGCGAAAAACTACAACACCAAATCAGAGTTTAGATCTTTCCTCAAGTTATAGATCAATAATTCAATCACTGCGATCATCCCCTCTCCTTGAACGACGATATTTGTTAAAAGTGTTACCTGGGTAGCCAACTTAGCATCTCCAAAGAGGACGACCTCTCCGCCAAATCAGAGGCAGAGGTCATCGAAGAGGCTGAAGACCTCGCTGCTGGGCTGGTGGATGGAGGAGACAATGGTCTTGTTGTTGTCCACCAAGATGTGCTTCAGCGTCTCCACCACGAAGAAGGCGGCTGCGTTGTCGAGCCCGGTGGTGGGCTCGTCGAGGAAGAGGAGTCACGACCGCGCCAGGATCTCCAGTGCGATGCTCAGTCTCTTCTTCTCCCCGCCATTGATCCCCCTCATGTGCTAGTTCCCGATCAACCGGTCTGCGCACTCCTGCAGCTCCATCTCAAGGATCGTCACCTCCACCACCTTCACCACTGCTGCCATCTCTGCCTCCCTCTTTCCTGCAGTCGGAAGTCGCAGGTGGGCCAAGTAGGTGATGGTTTCCCTCACGGTGAGTGCCCCTAGGAACACGTTCTCTTGCCTATATGCCGGAAAGGAAATGTCGCTTGGCTTCATTTGGCAAAGAGGAGTTAGGAGGGGAGGTTCATGGAAGAGTTCGTCGGAGAGGGTGTGAGATGAGGTTTGTGTGAGAGGGGTTCTGGAGGAGATCGAAGACGCGTGAGAGGGgttcgggggggggggggtattcGGGAGATAAGTGGGTGCCGAGTGAAATCTAGGGTTTTTCTACTTCTTATCCAACGTTTCATATCATCCCAAATTTAGATGAGAACTtgacaatagacaacgctttttaaaaattgttgtcaTAGACACTAAAAAATTgctaatagacaatgcttttcaaaaagtgttgtctttgaccTATAAAAATCAGtaatagacaac includes these proteins:
- the LOC122052146 gene encoding pentatricopeptide repeat-containing protein At4g31070, mitochondrial-like, which produces MPLRDVVTWTSLLSSYVSAGDSPEAFHLFCQMRAEGLEVNQVTMAVLLRACYGSEDKVAGCQLQAFANKAGLQSHELLQNSILSMFSRLACFEEVMKFVIIQNRSIASWNILLSSYSFIGDVSKVVKCYRKMRLEVTPSNETLTLPISAFAKCEHLPGGRESCCMMNAK